From the Actinomycetota bacterium genome, one window contains:
- the grpE gene encoding nucleotide exchange factor GrpE: MPDPEEVRRDEAPPAEGETGAAPSEDEAAAEVPAADSPAGDSREADSPGADGPAGDGAVGGDDDKPLRAAERVLLKRYEKERDDFRDQYQRTRAEFENYRKRMVRQQTEQAERAAEGLVEQLLPALDNFDAAISHGTGFEQARASMLVLLEKQGLERIDPVGQPFDPAESDAVAHEDGDGGPVVAEVLRPGYRWKGRVLRPAMVRVRG, from the coding sequence GTGCCTGACCCTGAGGAAGTCCGCCGGGACGAGGCCCCCCCCGCTGAGGGGGAGACCGGTGCCGCCCCGTCGGAGGACGAAGCGGCCGCCGAGGTCCCGGCCGCCGATAGCCCCGCGGGCGACAGCCGGGAAGCCGACAGCCCGGGAGCCGACGGCCCGGCGGGTGACGGCGCGGTTGGCGGGGACGACGACAAGCCCCTCCGAGCGGCCGAAAGGGTGCTGCTCAAGCGGTACGAGAAGGAGCGGGACGACTTCCGCGACCAGTACCAGCGGACGCGGGCGGAGTTCGAGAACTACCGCAAGCGCATGGTGCGCCAGCAGACCGAGCAGGCCGAGCGGGCCGCCGAGGGGCTCGTCGAGCAGCTCCTGCCCGCCCTCGACAACTTCGATGCCGCCATCTCCCATGGGACGGGTTTCGAGCAGGCTCGGGCCAGCATGCTCGTACTGCTGGAGAAGCAGGGCCTCGAGCGGATCGACCCGGTGGGCCAGCCCTTCGACCCGGCCGAGTCCGACGCCGTGGCCCACGAGGACGGCGACGGCGGGCCGGTCGTGGCCGAGGTCCTGCGTCCCGGCTACCGCTGGAAGGGCCGCGTCCTGCGGCCCGCCATGGTGCGCGTCCGAGGCTGA
- a CDS encoding 2,3-bisphosphoglycerate-independent phosphoglycerate mutase has translation MSVEISDLAQPAPSRIVLVVIDGLGGYADAQRGTELEEARTPNLDRLASEGAVGLLDPVGPGITPGSGPGHLALFGYDPLTYELGRGALSAAGLEVEVRAGDVAARGNLATVDDRGVVVDRRAGRIGDEEAAKVVRLLSERLDLDGVEIELAHEAQHRVLVVLRGDGLDPAVTDTDPQKVGVAPNAPIALTPAAARTAALVAELSRQVRELLAGEARANALLLRGFDTHRVLPTMQERFKLNPAAVAVYPMYRGIAKLVGMHVLPRPSGLDEQVAQMAAHWDDHDYFFFHHKPADSAGEDGNFEAKVAAIEDIDAAMAAIAALGPDVLAVTGDHSTPSQMAAHSWHPVPALVWSPRVGRDQADRFGERWCRGGGLGHRRTVELMPVLLACAGRLAKYGA, from the coding sequence ATGTCTGTTGAGATCTCCGATCTGGCCCAGCCCGCGCCGAGCCGCATCGTGCTCGTCGTCATCGACGGCCTCGGCGGTTACGCCGACGCCCAGCGCGGCACCGAGCTCGAGGAGGCGAGAACCCCCAATCTCGACCGGTTGGCGTCCGAGGGGGCGGTCGGCCTGCTCGACCCGGTCGGCCCGGGCATCACGCCCGGCTCAGGTCCGGGCCACCTGGCCCTGTTCGGCTACGACCCCCTGACCTACGAGCTGGGCCGGGGAGCGTTGTCGGCCGCCGGCCTCGAAGTCGAGGTCCGGGCGGGCGACGTGGCGGCCCGGGGCAACCTGGCGACCGTCGACGACCGAGGGGTGGTCGTCGACCGGCGGGCCGGGCGGATAGGCGACGAGGAGGCGGCCAAGGTCGTGCGGCTCCTGTCCGAGCGGCTCGACCTCGACGGGGTCGAGATCGAACTGGCCCACGAGGCCCAGCACCGGGTGCTGGTCGTGCTGCGGGGTGACGGCCTCGATCCCGCGGTCACCGACACCGACCCCCAGAAGGTGGGCGTCGCCCCCAACGCCCCGATCGCGCTCACGCCCGCGGCCGCCCGCACGGCCGCCCTCGTGGCCGAGCTGTCACGCCAGGTGCGCGAGCTGCTGGCCGGCGAGGCTCGGGCCAACGCCCTGCTCCTGCGCGGCTTCGACACCCATCGAGTGCTGCCGACGATGCAGGAGCGGTTCAAGCTCAACCCGGCGGCGGTGGCGGTCTATCCCATGTACCGGGGGATCGCCAAGCTGGTGGGGATGCACGTCCTGCCCCGCCCCTCGGGCCTCGACGAGCAGGTCGCCCAGATGGCCGCCCACTGGGACGACCACGACTACTTCTTCTTCCACCACAAGCCGGCCGACTCCGCGGGTGAGGACGGCAACTTCGAGGCCAAGGTGGCCGCCATCGAGGACATCGACGCCGCCATGGCAGCCATCGCCGCCCTTGGACCGGACGTGTTGGCCGTGACCGGCGACCACTCCACCCCCAGCCAGATGGCGGCCCACTCCTGGCACCCGGTGCCCGCCCTGGTCTGGAGCCCCCGGGTCGGGCGCGACCAGGCCGACCGGTTCGGTGAACGGTGGTGCCGGGGGGGCGGTCTCGGCCACCGCCGGACGGTCGAGCTCATGCCCGTGCTGCTGGCCTGCGCCGGGCGCCTGGCCAAGTACGGCGCCTGA
- the dnaJ gene encoding molecular chaperone DnaJ: MAQQDWLEKDFYKALGVPETATEDQVRRAYRKLAKQHHPDANPGSEERFKEITAAYEVLSDSGKRKEYDEFRKLGPLGGMFGGRGGPGGAGGAGGPGGAGGGGSFTFTSDDLGDLLGGLFGRGRAGPEATGGPGPFGGTAGSGAGPRRGADLEAELHLSFEEAVNGVTTTVNVTSEAVCQVCHGAGSAPGTAPIVCSTCSGRGVTDDNQGLFSFSRTCPRCAGRGMIVETPCPKCGGRGVEVRPRQVKVRVPAGVDDGQKVRRKGGGSAGRNGGPPGDLNVVVRVAPHPLFGRKGRDLTITVPVTFAEAVLGADIAVPTLSEPVTLKVPPGTRSGRTFRVRGRGVATAKGVGDLLATVEVSVPTRLSSAEREAIEALAAASGESPRAHLGV; the protein is encoded by the coding sequence ATGGCCCAGCAGGACTGGCTGGAAAAGGACTTCTACAAGGCTCTGGGCGTCCCCGAAACGGCCACCGAGGACCAGGTCCGCCGGGCGTACCGCAAGCTGGCCAAGCAACACCACCCTGATGCCAACCCGGGCAGCGAGGAGAGGTTCAAGGAGATCACGGCCGCTTACGAGGTGCTGTCGGACTCGGGCAAGCGCAAGGAGTACGACGAGTTCCGCAAGCTCGGCCCCCTCGGAGGCATGTTCGGCGGCCGCGGTGGCCCGGGAGGGGCCGGGGGCGCGGGCGGACCGGGAGGTGCCGGAGGAGGGGGTTCGTTCACGTTCACGAGCGACGACCTCGGCGACCTCCTGGGAGGGCTTTTCGGTCGCGGCCGGGCCGGGCCGGAGGCGACCGGTGGCCCCGGGCCGTTCGGCGGCACGGCGGGATCAGGTGCCGGCCCCCGGCGGGGCGCCGACCTCGAAGCCGAGCTCCACCTGTCCTTCGAGGAGGCCGTCAACGGCGTCACCACGACCGTGAACGTGACCAGCGAGGCCGTGTGCCAGGTGTGCCACGGGGCCGGGTCGGCGCCCGGGACGGCGCCCATCGTGTGCTCGACCTGCTCCGGCCGGGGGGTGACCGACGACAACCAGGGGCTGTTCTCGTTCAGCCGGACCTGCCCACGCTGTGCCGGGCGGGGCATGATCGTCGAAACGCCCTGCCCCAAGTGCGGCGGCCGCGGTGTCGAGGTACGCCCCCGGCAGGTGAAGGTCCGGGTGCCGGCCGGGGTCGACGACGGCCAGAAGGTCCGCCGCAAGGGCGGCGGCAGCGCGGGGCGGAACGGTGGTCCTCCCGGTGACCTGAACGTGGTCGTGCGAGTAGCCCCCCACCCCCTGTTCGGGCGCAAGGGCCGTGACCTCACGATCACCGTGCCGGTCACGTTTGCCGAAGCCGTTCTAGGGGCCGACATCGCGGTTCCGACGTTGTCCGAGCCGGTCACCCTCAAGGTCCCGCCCGGGACCCGCTCAGGGCGTACCTTCCGGGTACGAGGGCGGGGGGTGGCGACCGCCAAGGGGGTGGGCGACCTGCTGGCCACTGTGGAGGTGTCCGTACCCACCCGGCTGTCGTCGGCTGAGCGGGAGGCCATCGAAGCCCTGGCGGCCGCGTCCGGTGAGTCACCTCGTGCCCACCTGGGGGTGTGA
- a CDS encoding MerR family transcriptional regulator, translating into MANERERGVYVISVAAELAGVHPQTLRIYERRGLLDPARTGGGSRRYSQRDIERLRRISELTEAGLNLAGVKAVMELEDEVRRLRAQVVQTKKEAREAIERIHRQYRRDLVPVQQAPVPYGRRR; encoded by the coding sequence ATGGCCAACGAGCGTGAGCGCGGTGTCTACGTGATCTCGGTGGCGGCCGAGCTGGCGGGTGTCCACCCCCAGACGCTTCGGATCTACGAACGGCGGGGCCTGCTCGACCCCGCTCGCACCGGAGGCGGCAGCCGACGGTACAGCCAGCGTGACATAGAACGCCTGCGGCGGATCTCCGAGCTCACCGAGGCCGGTCTCAACCTGGCCGGCGTGAAGGCCGTCATGGAGCTGGAGGACGAGGTCCGGCGCCTCCGGGCCCAGGTGGTCCAGACCAAGAAGGAGGCCCGGGAGGCCATCGAGCGCATCCACCGCCAGTACCGGCGCGACCTCGTCCCGGTCCAGCAGGCCCCGGTCCCCTACGGCCGGCGCCGCTAA
- a CDS encoding winged helix-turn-helix domain-containing protein has translation MEVALLRWPDESGRRQRLSLAGGPRLLLVADGSTPPPVLDCLEDWIRVPASEEEVRARVHALAVRRAAHHHDAPGIDADGVLRYRNRWVSLPPLEARLTELLLSRYGAVVSREALAHSGWPDGANGRNALDVHVLRLRRRLEPLGLAIRTVRSRGYLLETST, from the coding sequence GTGGAGGTCGCGCTCCTGAGATGGCCGGACGAGTCGGGGCGGAGGCAGCGGCTGAGCCTTGCCGGGGGGCCGCGACTGTTGCTGGTGGCCGACGGCTCGACGCCCCCGCCGGTCCTGGACTGCCTGGAGGACTGGATCCGGGTCCCGGCCAGCGAGGAGGAGGTGAGGGCCAGGGTCCACGCCCTCGCCGTCCGTCGGGCGGCCCATCACCACGACGCACCGGGGATCGACGCCGACGGCGTGCTGCGCTACCGCAACCGGTGGGTTTCGCTGCCGCCCCTGGAGGCCCGCCTCACCGAACTTCTCCTGAGCCGCTACGGAGCGGTCGTGAGCCGCGAGGCACTGGCCCATTCGGGCTGGCCGGACGGGGCCAACGGGCGCAACGCGCTGGACGTACACGTGCTGCGGCTTCGACGACGGTTGGAACCGTTGGGCCTCGCCATCCGCACAGTGCGGTCTCGCGGCTATCTGCTCGAGACCTCTACGTGA
- the dnaK gene encoding molecular chaperone DnaK has protein sequence MPKAVGIDLGTTNSVVAVLEAGEPAVIPNAEGGRTTPSVVGFSKTGEVLVGEVAKRQSITNPDRTIRSVKRHMGTSWTIGIDDKKYRPQEISARILQKLKRDAEAFLGESVTQAVITVPAYFDDAQRTATKEAGAIAGLEVLRIINEPTAAALAYGLDKENQEQTILVFDLGGGTFDVSILEIGEGVFEVKSTSGNTSLGGDDWDQRVIDWLVKQFKGEHGVDLGQDKMALQRLKEAAEKAKIELSAVAETQINLPFVTATQSGPLHLDYKLTRAKFQELTEDLVQACKGPFEQALKDAGMNKNSIAHVIMVGGSTRMPAVQELVQSMTGKEPHKGVNPDEVVAVGAAIQAGVLKGEVKDVLLLDVTPLSLGIETRGGIATKLIERNTTIPTRRTEVFTTAEDLQPSVEIHVLQGERDMAMFNKTLGKFQLVGLPPAPRGVPQIEVTFDIDANGIVHVSAKDRGTGKEQSMTITGQSSLNKDEIQRMVRDAETHAEEDRRRRDEAETRNQADTLVYQTDKMLRDYADKIGPDEKSKIESALASTKEALRGSDVGAIRSAHENLMYATQAFAQKLYENTGDGDGGAPGGGFGGPSDDDVVDAEIVDG, from the coding sequence ATGCCCAAGGCCGTCGGGATCGACCTCGGCACCACCAACTCCGTCGTCGCCGTCCTCGAGGCCGGCGAGCCCGCCGTCATCCCCAACGCCGAGGGGGGACGCACGACGCCGTCGGTGGTCGGTTTCTCGAAGACCGGCGAGGTGCTCGTCGGTGAGGTCGCCAAACGCCAGTCCATCACCAACCCCGACCGGACGATCCGTTCGGTGAAGCGCCACATGGGGACGAGCTGGACGATCGGGATCGACGACAAGAAGTACCGGCCCCAGGAGATCTCGGCCCGCATCCTCCAAAAGCTCAAGCGCGATGCCGAGGCGTTCCTGGGTGAGAGCGTGACCCAGGCGGTCATCACCGTCCCCGCCTACTTCGACGACGCCCAGCGCACCGCCACCAAGGAGGCGGGGGCCATCGCCGGCCTCGAGGTGCTGCGCATCATCAACGAGCCCACGGCCGCCGCCCTGGCCTACGGCCTCGACAAGGAGAACCAGGAGCAGACGATCCTCGTCTTCGACCTGGGTGGCGGCACCTTCGACGTCTCGATCCTCGAGATCGGCGAGGGTGTGTTCGAGGTCAAGTCCACCAGTGGGAACACGAGCCTGGGCGGCGACGACTGGGACCAGCGGGTCATCGACTGGCTCGTCAAGCAGTTCAAGGGCGAGCACGGCGTCGACCTCGGCCAGGACAAGATGGCCCTCCAGCGCCTGAAGGAAGCGGCCGAGAAGGCCAAGATCGAGCTGTCGGCCGTGGCCGAGACCCAGATCAACCTGCCCTTCGTGACTGCCACCCAGAGCGGGCCGCTCCACCTCGACTACAAGCTCACCCGGGCGAAGTTCCAGGAGCTGACCGAAGACCTGGTGCAGGCGTGCAAGGGGCCGTTCGAGCAGGCCCTCAAAGACGCGGGCATGAACAAGAACAGCATCGCCCACGTCATCATGGTCGGCGGTTCGACCCGTATGCCGGCTGTGCAGGAGCTGGTGCAGTCGATGACGGGCAAGGAGCCCCACAAGGGCGTCAACCCCGACGAGGTGGTGGCCGTCGGCGCGGCCATCCAGGCGGGTGTGCTCAAGGGCGAGGTCAAAGACGTCCTGCTGCTCGACGTGACGCCCCTCTCGCTCGGCATCGAGACCCGGGGGGGCATCGCCACCAAGCTCATCGAGCGCAACACCACCATCCCCACCCGGCGCACCGAGGTGTTCACCACGGCCGAGGACCTGCAGCCCTCGGTCGAGATCCACGTGCTCCAGGGCGAGCGCGACATGGCCATGTTCAACAAGACGCTGGGCAAGTTCCAGCTCGTCGGGTTGCCGCCCGCACCCCGAGGTGTCCCCCAGATCGAGGTCACCTTCGACATCGACGCCAACGGCATCGTGCACGTGTCGGCCAAGGACCGGGGGACGGGCAAGGAACAGTCGATGACGATCACCGGCCAGTCCTCGCTCAACAAGGACGAGATCCAGCGCATGGTCCGTGACGCCGAGACCCATGCCGAGGAGGACCGGCGGCGTCGCGACGAGGCCGAGACCCGCAACCAGGCCGACACCCTCGTCTACCAGACCGACAAGATGCTGCGGGACTACGCCGACAAGATCGGGCCCGACGAGAAGTCGAAGATCGAGTCGGCCCTGGCGTCGACCAAGGAGGCCCTGCGGGGCAGTGACGTCGGCGCCATCCGTTCCGCCCACGAGAACCTGATGTACGCCACCCAGGCGTTCGCCCAGAAGCTGTACGAGAACACCGGCGATGGTGACGGCGGAGCGCCCGGCGGTGGTTTCGGTGGCCCCTCCGACGACGATGTTGTGGACGCCGAGATCGTCGATGGGTAG